A genomic stretch from Echeneis naucrates chromosome 6, fEcheNa1.1, whole genome shotgun sequence includes:
- the tbc1d31 gene encoding TBC1 domain family member 31 yields the protein MEVTDIGNKEEGKVWHRKPTPGKGVLVTVVRTVQQSKAVRFLHVAFDTTGDSFLAGDHHGNIYVFDISRNRFRLLQKTGQACTALAFTLRRTTEFLVALADYSIKCFDKDTKQLVSWMRGHEGAVSSISVHSSGRYAITTSLDTAQLWDLDTFQRKRKLNIRQSVGIQRVFFLPLSNEILSCFSDDSIFAWESDTLSCQYQLPVPDSGPKISYRAFAVTHDGKRFVAGGRSNLLHLWCLDSKQLLRVIQMPTLVRTVRQLEFLPDSFDGGANQTLGVLSQDGVMRFININTCKLLFHLGSHDDAITGATISPNGRHVVAIMDNGSINIYSVQSLTQELNKPPLSQVAVVSGGDTTQGLSNLKVKVRSEVLQRPPINSGRRQIRTLRPRAVCTTDDKENELPAGLNKKRLVALLKTFGEYPAKYRMFVWRSLLCLPENHAAYSSLTDKGLHSAYLTLHDKYPIKSNKLQRGLQRVLSALAHWAAIFGEVEYLPLVAFPFVKLFQNNPMVCFEVVATVIVNWCQHWFEYFPNPPLNILSTTENVLAHHDKELLQHLVDCGITSQLYVWPLLETLFSEVLTRDEWLRLFDNIFSNHPSFLIMACVAYITCCREPLLLCSQKQDFEYFFHHRNSLDIGAMIKEAYRLLSSTPADIHPRTILSDFTPLTRGQYPMFNHYPEFIVEYQSREREKIRLQEMEYLREREELSVRHADFVRRQAEEETYYTQQELLQKAEEQRRNILAQEDEKLTQQRAKLAAMKRELNVKELQLLDATRSRFLKHQQDLRASQIQRLDQEIRRKMDLRERETAAACQDLEVRQMELEAQRRQLEQHLLKEQERMGREVEEEVEVRMRRADREEKSCTELLHRTKTNMQILEESLAEACQLGLESDWQREVAERLQQVDAEQERKRGRLAELHRQTLAEEDRLADTLRDVAGRKWDEVMNSRPHLQEQRRPMPSANAVGQRDMRTRSPGSDDGHPHRAGAAAEVGISGSIPAIKPNTVPTPSQAATYMVCLNCSSPSESTSTNFSLDRGRAQLDSSERELLKEIRELRQKLAARAREDNSASSQSVRTLSSVSQ from the exons atggaggtGACGGACATCGGAAACAAAGAAGAGGGCAAAGTCTGGCACCGAAAACCAACTCCAGGCAAAGG GGTGTTAGTGACGGTGGTCCGCACTGTTCAGCAGTCCAAAGCAGTGCGTTTCCTCCATGTTGCTTTTGACACCACAGGAGATTCCTTCCTGGCTGGAGATCACCATGGAAACATCTATGTCTTTGACATCAGCAGAAACAG ATTCCGTCTGTTACAGAAGACTGGCCAGGCCTGCACTGCTCTGGCTTTCACCCTCCGGAGGACCACAGAGTTTCTTGTAGCGCTGGCTGACTACAGCATCAAGTGCTTTGACAAGG ACACAAAGCAGCTGGTAAGTTGGATGCGAGGTCACGAAGGAGCAGTTTCTTCCATTTCCGTCCACAGCTCAGGCCGCTACGCCATCACCACGTCCTTGGACACAGCTCAGCTCTGGGACCTGGACACCtttcagagaaagaggaagctgAACATCAGACAGTCTGTTGGCATACAGAGG gtgtTTTTCTTGCCCCTCAGTAATGAAATCCTCAGTTGCTTTAGTGATGACTCCATCTTTGCTTGGGAGAGTGACACTCTGTCCTGCCAATACCAGCTACCTGTTCCTGACAGCGGACCCAAAATCTCCTACAGAGCTTTTGCTGTCACACA CGACGGCAAGAGATTTGTAGCAGGTGGGCGCTCCAACCTTCTGCACTTGTGGTGTCTGGATAGCAAACAACTGCTCAGAGTGATTCAGATGCCCACACTGGTCCGAACTGTCAGGCAGTTGGAGTTCCTGCCTGACAGCTTTGATGGAGGAGCCAACCAG ACACTGGGTGTGTTGAGTCAAGACGGTGTGATGCGtttcatcaacatcaacaccTGCAAGCTCCTTTTCCACCTTGGTTCCCATGACGACGCAATCACCGGCGCAACAATTAGCCCAAATGGCAGACATGTTGTAGCCATCATGGATAATGGCAGCATCAATATCTACAGTGTCCAGAGTCTTACACAGGAACTAAACAAG CCTCCACTCTCCCAGGTGGCAGTAGTCTCAGGTGGTGATACTACTCAGGGGTTGTCGAACTTAAAGGTCAAAGTCAGGTCAGAGGTTTTGCAAAGACCACCCATAAACTCGGGTCGGAGACAAATCAGGACACTTCGACCACGTGCTGTGTGCACAACTGATGATAAAGAG AATGAACTACCGGCTGGTCTAAACAAGAAGAGACTGGTGGCTCTGTTAAAGACATTTGGAGAATATCCTGCCAAATACAG gatGTTTGTGTGGCGATCTTTGCTGTGTCTCCCAGAGAACCATGCAGCATACAGCAGCCTGACTGATAAAGGCCTGCATTCAGCCTACCTCACTCTGCATGATAAATACCCCATCAAAAGTAACAAGTTACAGAGAGGGCTTCAAAG GGTTTTGTCTGCTTTAGCTCACTGGGCAGCCATCTTTGGGGAGGTGGAGTACCTTCCCCTGGTGGCCTTCCCTTTTGTCAAACTCTTCCAGAACAACCCAATGGTCTGCTTCGAGGTGGTGGCAACTGTCATAG TAAATTGGTGCCAGCACTGGTTCGAGTACTTCCCCAATCCCCCTCTGAACATCCTCAGTACTACAGAGAATGTTCTGGCTCATCATGACAAGGAGCTGCTGCAACACCTGGTGGACTGTGGCATTACTTCACAG CTCTATGTCTGGCCCCTGCTGGAGACCCTATTCTCTGAGGTACTGACACGTGATGAGTGGCTTCGGCTCTTTGACAACATTTTCTCCAACCATCCATCATTCCTAATCATGGCCTGTGTGGCGTACATCACCTGCTGCCGTGagcctctgctgctttgctCCCAGAAACAAGACTTTGAG tatttttttcacCATCGGAACAGCCTGGACATAGGAGCCATGATAAAGGAGGCCTATCGCTTACTGAGCAGCACACCTGCAGACATCCATCCCAGGACTATTTTGTCTGACTTTACCCCACTGACCAGGGGCCAGTACCCCATGTTCAACCACTACCCAGAATTCATAGTTGAATATCAGAGTCGGGAGAGGGAGAAGATTCGGTTGCAAGAGATGGAATATCTCCGTGAGAG GGAAGAGTTGTCAGTGCGGCATGCTGATTTTGTGCGTCGTCAGGCTGAAGAGGAGACCTACTACACACAACAG gagctgctgcagaaggcAGAGGAACAGCGCAGAAACATCTTGGCTCAAGAGGATGAAAAACTAACACAGCAGAGGGCAAA GTTGGCAGCCATGAAgagagagctgaatgtgaaaGAGTTACAGCTCCTGGATGCCACTAGAAGTCGCTTCCTCAAACACCAGCAGGACCTGAGAGCCTCACAGATACAAAGATTAGACCAGGAGATCAGGAGAAAG ATGGATCTGCGGGAGCgagaaacagctgcagcatgCCAGGATCTGGAGGTCAGACAGATGGAGCTAGAGGCTCAGAGGAGACAACTTGAACAG cacctgctgaaggaacaggaacGCATGGGCCGGGAAgttgaggaggaggtggaggtgaggatgaggagggcagacagagaagaaaagagctgcACAGAGCTACTgcacagaacaaagacaaacatgcag ATCCTGGAGGAATCCCTAGCGGAAGCGTGCCAGCTGGGCCTGGAGTCAGACTGGCAGAGAGAGGTGGCAGAGCGCCTGCAGCAGGTTGACGCcgagcaggagaggaagaggggtaGACTGGCAGAGCTTCACAGGCAAACCCTGGCAGAGGAGGACAGACTGGCTGACACCCTGAGAGATGTGGCAGGAAGGAAG TGGGATGAAGTGATGAATAGCAGACCCCATTTACAAGAGCAGAGACGGCCCATGCCCTCAGCAAACGCAG TTGGCCAGAGAGACATGAGGACAAGATCACCAGGATCAGATGATGGACATCCACACAGAGCCGGTGCTGCAGCTGAAGTAGGAATCAGCGGTTCTATTCCAGCGATCAAACCCAACACTGTCCCAACTCCAAGTCAGGCAGCCACCTACATGGTGTGTCTGAATTGCAGCTCTCCCTCTGAGAGCACATCCACCAACT TCTCCCTGGACCGAGGCCGGGCCCAGCTGGACAGCAGTGAGAGAGAGCTGCTGAAAGAAATCAGAGAACTGCGACAGAAGCTGGCAGCCAGAGCCAGAGAGGACAACTCTGCCTCCTCACAGTCTGTCCGcacactgtcctctgtctcccaGTGA
- the derl1 gene encoding derlin-1 isoform X2: MSDIGDWFRSIPFITRSWFAASIAVPLVGKLGLVDFSHLILVPELVYNRFHLWRPLTATLYFPITPNTGFLYLVNLYFLYHYSTRLETGAFDGRPADYIFMLFFNWICIVITGMLMNMRLLMIPLIMSVLYIWAQFNKDTIVSFWFGTRFKAHYLPWVILVFNFIIGGSYYPMDLGGRAFLSTPQFLYRYFPNRRGGVSGFGVPPSRRPAAQEQAGGGRHNWGQGFRLGGE; this comes from the exons ATGTCAGATATCGGGGACTGGTTCAGAAGCATCCCTTTCATCACCCGGTCATGGTTTGCTGCCTCCATTGCTGTTCCCTTGGTGGGGAAACTAGGATTGGTCGATTTCAGCCACCTCATACTGGTCCCGGAGTTGGTCTATAACAGATTTCAT ctctggAGACCATTGACAGCTACTCTGTATTTTCCTATAACCCCTAACACTGGGTTTCTTTACCTGGTCAACCTGTATTTCCTCTACCACTACTCCACCCGGCTAGAGACAG GGGCATTTGATGGCAGACCTGCAGACTACATCTTCATGCTGTTCTTCAACTGGATCTGCATTGTT ATAACTGGGATGCTGATGAACATGCGG CTGTTGATGATCCCACTGATCATGTCAGTATTGTACATCTGGGCTCAGTTCAACAAAGACACGATTGTATCTTTCTGGTTTGGAACACGATTCAAG GCACATTATCTACCTTGGGTTATACTGGTCTTCAACTTCATCATTGGAGGCTCGTAT TACCCTATGGACCTGGGAGGACGTGCTTTCCTCTCCACACCACAGTTCTT gTATCGGTATTTCCCTaacaggaggggaggggtgtcAGGCTTTGGAGTCCCTCCCAGCAGGAGACCAGCTGCGCAGGAGCAGGCAGGAGGAGGACGTCACAACTGGGGCCAAGGCTTCCGCCTAGGGGGGGAATGA
- the derl1 gene encoding derlin-1 isoform X1: MSDIGDWFRSIPFITRSWFAASIAVPLVGKLGLVDFSHLILVPELVYNRFHLWRPLTATLYFPITPNTGFLYLVNLYFLYHYSTRLETGAFDGRPADYIFMLFFNWICIVITGMLMNMRLLMIPLIMSVLYIWAQFNKDTIVSFWFGTRFKAHYLPWVILVFNFIIGGSFVNELTGNLVGHLYFFLMFKYPMDLGGRAFLSTPQFLYRYFPNRRGGVSGFGVPPSRRPAAQEQAGGGRHNWGQGFRLGGE, translated from the exons ATGTCAGATATCGGGGACTGGTTCAGAAGCATCCCTTTCATCACCCGGTCATGGTTTGCTGCCTCCATTGCTGTTCCCTTGGTGGGGAAACTAGGATTGGTCGATTTCAGCCACCTCATACTGGTCCCGGAGTTGGTCTATAACAGATTTCAT ctctggAGACCATTGACAGCTACTCTGTATTTTCCTATAACCCCTAACACTGGGTTTCTTTACCTGGTCAACCTGTATTTCCTCTACCACTACTCCACCCGGCTAGAGACAG GGGCATTTGATGGCAGACCTGCAGACTACATCTTCATGCTGTTCTTCAACTGGATCTGCATTGTT ATAACTGGGATGCTGATGAACATGCGG CTGTTGATGATCCCACTGATCATGTCAGTATTGTACATCTGGGCTCAGTTCAACAAAGACACGATTGTATCTTTCTGGTTTGGAACACGATTCAAG GCACATTATCTACCTTGGGTTATACTGGTCTTCAACTTCATCATTGGAGGCTC TTTTGTGAATGAACTGACAGGGAACCTGGTGGGTCACCTCTACTTTTTCCTCATGTTCAAGTACCCTATGGACCTGGGAGGACGTGCTTTCCTCTCCACACCACAGTTCTT gTATCGGTATTTCCCTaacaggaggggaggggtgtcAGGCTTTGGAGTCCCTCCCAGCAGGAGACCAGCTGCGCAGGAGCAGGCAGGAGGAGGACGTCACAACTGGGGCCAAGGCTTCCGCCTAGGGGGGGAATGA